Proteins from a genomic interval of Arachis hypogaea cultivar Tifrunner chromosome 10, arahy.Tifrunner.gnm2.J5K5, whole genome shotgun sequence:
- the LOC112716816 gene encoding B3 domain-containing transcription factor VRN1, translated as MASSNYQQNDHSPSNSPVIRFFKVILGKTLQDENFKLPKKFTRKYGSDLSNPLYLKPPDGSEWRVDWIIHDGGILFKEGWKEFVAYYSLDDGYVLRFEYNIGTSHIEVQISDMSGLQIKYPVNDQIKEHPPQHRGQPVEGPKEQQTRDVDSSPNTQNIRLNEVRQKKILNEPVLGVRGQPRKKLRTPVSSASKGRQLENDTQIREGIKFEKKNHKIPVSINQDSNGKRNRKRKDSESSVSPCLARHESLKEAKKFKWEKPSFIIKIKQLSQTRAPRYFSTKFFRKYFVNNPQNANIRFGKKLFPVKLIYRPSSCDAFMSAGWNFFARASKLQAGDVCLFKLVNRKDPVLDVHICRRQRRESLSKSVTHEIQLLKEVKELNSQNPSFMVKIKDSDPRRSRPNLSAIFYRKYFKKNQQNVKLQFGKELWPVTIIYNPSSRNTFISAGWSSFARANKLEAGDVCVFELINKKDLFNVHVCRVQC; from the exons ATGGCTTCCTCTAACTATCAACAAAACGACCATTCTCCTTCTAATTCTCCTGTGATCCGTTTCTTCAAGGTTATCCTCGGAAAAACTCTTCAAGATGAAAACTTT AAGTTACCAAAAAAGTTCACTAGAAAATATGGTTCTGACCTATCAAACCCATTGTATCTTAAGCCTCCAGATGGTAGTGAATGGAGAGTAGATTGGATCATTCATGATGGTGGAATTTTGTTTAAAGAAGGTTGGAAAGAGTTTGTTGCATATTACTCTCTTGATGATGGCTATGTGTTACGGTTTGAGTATAATATTGGAACTTCTCACATTGAAGTACAAATATCTGACATGAGTGGCCTCCAAATAAAGTATCCTGTCAATGATCAGATCAAAGAACACCCGCCACAACACAGGGGCCAGCCGGTGGAAGGGCCAAAAGAACAACAAACTAGAGATGTGGATAGCAGTCCCAACACTCAAAACATAAGACTTAACGAGGTACGGCAGAAGAAAATATTGAATGAACCAGTGCTAGGAGTCCGGGGCCAACCGAGGAAAAAACTGAGAACACCAGTGTCATCTGCTTCTAAAGGTAGACAGTTGGAAAATGACACACAAATCAGGGAAggtattaaatttgaaaagaaaaaccaTAAGATACCAGTGTCTATCAATCAAGATTCTAATG gcaaaagaaatagaaaaagaaaagattctGAATCTTCTGTTAGTCCCTGTCTTGCAAGACATGAATCTCTGAAAGAAGCTAAGAAGTTCAAGTGGGAAAAGCCCTCTTTCATCATCAAGATAAAGCAACTGTCTCAAACGAGAGCACCACGT TACTTTTCAACTAAATTCTTCAGGAAGTATTTTGTAAATAATCCACAAAATGCTAATATAAGGTTTGGAAAGAAGTTGTTCCCTGTTAAGTTGATCTATAGGCCATCATCATGTGATGCCTTTATGTCTGCTGGTTGGAACTTTTTTGCTCGAGCTAGTAAATTACAAGCCGGAGATGTTTGTTTGTTTAAGCTCGTCAATAGAAAAGATCCAGTGCTTGATGTTCATATTTGTCGTCGACAACGCCGCG AGTCACTTTCCAAATCAGTGACTCATGAGATTCAGCTCCTGAAAGAAGTTAAGGAGCTCAATTCACAGAATCCCTCTTTCATGGTCAAGATAAAAGACAGTGATCCAAGAAGATCAAGGCCT AACTTATCAGCTATCTTCtacagaaaatattttaaaaagaatcaGCAGAATGTGAAGTTACAGTTCGGAAAGGAGTTGTGGCCTGTTACGATAATCTACAATCCATCGTCAAGAAACACCTTTATTTCTGCTGGTTGGAGCTCTTTTGCTAGAGCAAATAAATTAGAAGCTGGAGATGTTTGTGTTTTTGAGCTCATCAATAAAAAAGATCTGTTTAATGTTCATGTCTGTAGAGTCCAATG